One window from the genome of Verrucomicrobiia bacterium encodes:
- the ccsA gene encoding cytochrome c biogenesis protein CcsA, with protein sequence MGAAYSVLLWRRGFRRDDWILYASLALGALLHTVAMLHRGFSIQRCPINNLFEATMFIAWTIVAAFLLLGLWRRLRSLGALVAPLLFALGVFGLFPMLDERGPRPAFVHGWASLHAALVLLAYGAFGLSAVAALMYLTQEHNLKFDKTRAVLAILPAIQRLEKVTACLVVAGFGLLTAGLVVGSWWLYREQGRWFIADPKVVWSLGVWLAYGALLALHDRLRTVGRRFAWVVIGAFVFVLLTFWGTNLPSAIHNP encoded by the coding sequence ATGGGGGCGGCGTATTCGGTGCTGCTCTGGCGGCGCGGTTTTCGCCGTGATGACTGGATTCTGTATGCCTCGCTCGCCCTTGGAGCCTTGCTGCACACCGTGGCGATGCTCCACCGCGGGTTTTCGATCCAGCGCTGTCCGATCAACAACCTTTTTGAGGCCACCATGTTCATTGCCTGGACCATTGTGGCCGCGTTTCTCCTGCTGGGTTTGTGGCGCCGCCTGCGATCCCTCGGCGCCCTGGTAGCCCCACTGCTTTTTGCCCTTGGGGTCTTCGGACTATTTCCGATGCTGGACGAACGCGGACCGCGGCCGGCCTTCGTCCATGGCTGGGCCAGCCTGCACGCAGCGCTGGTGCTGCTGGCCTACGGCGCCTTCGGCCTGAGCGCCGTGGCGGCCCTGATGTACCTGACCCAGGAGCACAATCTGAAGTTCGACAAGACGCGGGCCGTGCTCGCGATCCTGCCGGCGATCCAGCGACTCGAGAAGGTGACCGCCTGCCTGGTGGTGGCGGGATTTGGCCTGCTCACCGCGGGTCTCGTGGTCGGCTCGTGGTGGCTTTACCGGGAGCAGGGACGCTGGTTTATCGCCGATCCCAAGGTCGTCTGGTCCTTGGGCGTCTGGCTCGCCTACGGCGCGCTGCTGGCGTTGCATGACCGGCTCCGGACCGTGGGGCGCCGGTTTGCCTGGGTGGTGATCGGGGCATTCGTCTTCGTGCTGCTCACGTTCTGGGGCACCAACCTGCCGTCGGCGATCCACAATCCGTAG
- the hemA gene encoding glutamyl-tRNA reductase — MNLLLVGISHHSAPVELRERFACPDAEAPGLLERVRTGGIGTEAVLVSTCNRVELYIGTPHPPAEATAALRRFLLSDRGIQEPLGPEVYHLSGLAAAEHLFRVAGGLDSLVLGETEILGQLKQAYGLALRCGSTGRLLNKLFQAAFAAAKKIRSDTQIQRGNTSVASVAVDLAEKIFDGLSDRQVMVIGAGDTSEKTARALLSRGAHSVIVSNRSWDRAAALAAELGGRAIHFDEWEREFARLDILISSTSAPHFILDFPRLERLLVGRPARPLLLVDLAVPRDIDPEIKRLDGVFLANVDDLQAIADEHVRNRREELARCDAIVRERVQGWLHGLGPAPQATGRWAFE; from the coding sequence ATGAACCTCCTGCTGGTCGGCATCAGTCACCATTCGGCTCCCGTCGAGCTGCGGGAGCGTTTTGCGTGTCCGGATGCCGAGGCCCCCGGTTTGCTCGAGCGCGTCCGTACCGGCGGCATCGGCACCGAGGCGGTGCTCGTGTCCACCTGCAACCGGGTCGAGCTGTACATCGGCACGCCCCATCCGCCTGCCGAGGCGACCGCGGCCCTGCGGCGTTTTCTGCTGAGCGACCGCGGCATCCAGGAGCCCCTGGGACCCGAGGTGTACCACCTCAGTGGCCTTGCGGCGGCCGAACATTTGTTCCGGGTGGCCGGCGGACTGGACTCCCTCGTCCTGGGCGAGACCGAGATCCTGGGGCAGTTGAAGCAGGCCTACGGACTCGCGCTGCGCTGTGGGAGCACCGGACGCCTCCTCAACAAGCTGTTTCAGGCGGCCTTTGCCGCCGCCAAGAAGATCCGGAGCGACACGCAGATCCAGCGCGGGAACACCAGTGTCGCCTCCGTGGCCGTGGACCTGGCGGAGAAGATCTTTGACGGACTTTCCGACCGCCAGGTGATGGTCATCGGCGCCGGCGATACCTCCGAGAAGACTGCCCGGGCGCTGCTCAGCCGCGGCGCCCATTCCGTGATCGTGAGCAATCGTTCCTGGGATCGCGCAGCGGCCCTCGCCGCGGAACTTGGGGGAAGGGCCATCCACTTTGATGAGTGGGAGCGGGAGTTTGCACGGCTCGACATTCTCATCAGCAGCACCAGCGCCCCGCATTTCATCCTCGACTTCCCGCGCCTCGAACGACTACTGGTCGGGCGCCCTGCCCGTCCGTTGTTGCTCGTGGACCTGGCAGTGCCCCGGGACATTGATCCGGAGATCAAGCGCCTGGATGGCGTTTTCCTCGCGAACGTGGACGACCTGCAGGCGATTGCCGACGAGCATGTGCGCAACCGGCGGGAGGAGCTGGCCCGTTGCGACGCCATCGTCCGGGAACGCGTGCAGGGGTGGTTGCACGGACTCGGGCCCGCGCCGCAGGCGACCGGACGCTGGGCGTTTGAATGA
- a CDS encoding hydroxymethylbilane synthase, whose amino-acid sequence MPSSDAPHRPVTVCTRGSALALAQADGVIRELRRQFPERHFERLVIRTTGDRLQTSQAPDASESVPRGLFTKELEVALLDGTADIAVHSLKDLPTALPEGLVLAATLPRADPREVLLYRDVAHPVAHPEGGAAPDWRPGVREPYFGKPGASIRALPPGAVVATSSPRRAAQLRALRGDLAVVPIRGNVGTRLEKLRRDLTLDATLLAAAGLVRLQFDLGPRGVLRLDPRLPADVRETLAAPPAGLLACVLDPEEMLPAVGQGAVALEIRAGDPGIAPIVASLNHFNTFQSVTAERAFLAAMGGGCQSPVAAHARILGHQLELRAASFHQDPPRVASARRPVREAIRLGEEVAAVLR is encoded by the coding sequence ATGCCGTCCTCCGATGCTCCCCACCGTCCGGTCACCGTTTGCACCCGGGGTTCCGCGCTGGCGCTGGCCCAGGCGGACGGGGTGATCCGTGAATTGCGGCGGCAGTTTCCGGAACGGCACTTCGAGCGCCTGGTGATCCGGACCACCGGGGATCGCCTCCAGACGTCACAAGCCCCGGACGCCTCCGAGTCGGTGCCCCGGGGCCTGTTCACCAAGGAGTTGGAGGTGGCGCTGCTGGACGGCACTGCGGATATTGCCGTTCACAGCCTGAAGGACCTTCCGACGGCGTTGCCGGAGGGCCTGGTGCTGGCGGCGACCCTGCCGCGGGCGGATCCGCGGGAGGTGCTGCTCTATCGCGATGTCGCCCATCCGGTTGCGCACCCGGAGGGCGGGGCAGCCCCGGACTGGCGACCGGGTGTACGGGAGCCGTACTTCGGAAAACCGGGTGCCTCGATCCGCGCCCTGCCACCGGGCGCTGTAGTGGCCACGAGCAGTCCGCGGCGTGCCGCCCAGCTGCGTGCCCTGCGCGGGGACCTTGCGGTGGTGCCCATTCGCGGGAATGTCGGAACGCGCCTGGAGAAGCTGCGGCGGGATCTGACGCTCGATGCCACGCTGCTTGCCGCGGCCGGGTTGGTACGACTGCAGTTTGACCTGGGCCCACGCGGGGTCCTGAGGCTGGATCCACGCCTGCCTGCCGACGTTCGGGAGACCCTCGCGGCACCGCCTGCGGGACTGCTGGCCTGCGTGCTCGATCCGGAGGAAATGCTGCCGGCGGTGGGGCAGGGGGCCGTCGCGCTGGAGATCCGGGCCGGGGACCCCGGGATCGCCCCCATCGTCGCCTCCCTGAACCATTTCAACACGTTCCAGTCGGTTACCGCAGAGCGCGCCTTCCTCGCAGCGATGGGCGGGGGATGCCAGTCCCCGGTCGCCGCCCATGCGCGCATCCTTGGGCATCAACTGGAGCTGCGGGCTGCCTCGTTCCACCAGGACCCACCCCGCGTGGCGTCCGCGCGGCGGCCGGTCCGCGAGGCCATCCGGTTGGGCGAGGAGGTTGCCGCAGTCCTGCGGTGA
- a CDS encoding methyltransferase domain-containing protein, giving the protein MPVDDLMSLPGSDPTRAYAYRDTLYAADLITAALVHFDVFSALGDAPATLEQFCARHRFARRPADVLLTLCVANEFVTCNGDGSFALTGTGRDFLTKGSPWGLAPYYASLKDRPVTLDYVRVLTTGRPANWGGDRGARDWHRAMEDEAFAQMFTATMDCRGRLLGPALARRLDLGRNRRVLDVAGGSGIYAAALVAAHPGLEATVLEQPPVDHIARTCLAALGLGGRVRVAAGDLFQEAWPEDCDVHLISNVLHDWEEPEIASILSRSFEAMPPGGLLVIHDAFLNPEKTGPLAVAEYSALLMHSTQGRCYSIREYSDLLAAAGFEVGRYEETLVHRGFLTAHKR; this is encoded by the coding sequence ATGCCGGTTGATGACCTGATGTCTCTGCCCGGGAGCGACCCGACGCGGGCCTATGCGTATCGGGACACCCTCTACGCCGCCGACCTGATTACCGCGGCCCTGGTCCATTTCGACGTGTTCTCCGCACTGGGTGACGCCCCGGCCACGTTGGAACAGTTCTGCGCCCGACATCGCTTCGCCCGGCGCCCCGCCGACGTGCTGCTCACCCTTTGCGTCGCCAACGAATTTGTGACGTGCAACGGGGATGGGTCCTTCGCGCTCACCGGCACCGGCCGTGATTTTCTCACGAAGGGCTCTCCGTGGGGGCTTGCTCCGTACTACGCCTCGCTGAAGGACCGTCCCGTGACGCTCGACTACGTCCGGGTCCTGACCACCGGCCGCCCGGCCAACTGGGGGGGCGACCGGGGGGCGCGCGACTGGCACCGGGCCATGGAGGACGAGGCCTTCGCCCAAATGTTTACCGCCACCATGGATTGCCGCGGGCGCCTGCTCGGCCCAGCCCTTGCCCGGCGCCTCGACCTGGGCCGGAACCGCCGCGTGCTTGATGTGGCCGGCGGTTCGGGCATCTATGCCGCCGCTCTTGTTGCGGCCCATCCCGGGCTGGAGGCCACGGTGCTGGAGCAACCCCCGGTGGACCACATCGCCCGCACGTGCCTTGCGGCGCTGGGACTCGGCGGACGCGTCCGCGTGGCGGCCGGCGACCTGTTTCAAGAGGCGTGGCCCGAGGACTGCGACGTTCATCTGATCTCCAACGTCCTCCACGATTGGGAGGAACCTGAGATCGCCTCGATCCTTTCACGTTCGTTCGAGGCAATGCCCCCGGGCGGACTGTTGGTGATCCACGACGCCTTCCTCAATCCCGAGAAGACGGGTCCGTTGGCGGTTGCCGAGTACTCGGCACTGCTGATGCACTCGACGCAGGGCCGGTGCTACTCGATCCGCGAGTATTCGGACCTGCTGGCGGCCGCGGGTTTCGAGGTGGGACGTTACGAGGAGACCCTCGTGCACCGGGGATTTCTGACGGCGCACAAGCGCTGA
- a CDS encoding bifunctional GNAT family N-acetyltransferase/carbon-nitrogen hydrolase family protein: MSKPKKSIKVRQATKADIPRLVELNRAAYPVLAAENIVWGEAHLLSHQRVFPEGQWLAEVGGRIVGAVATLIVDLGRDPLRHHTWSGITDSGYFTNHDRDSDTLYGADIYVHPDARGLGVGHALYEVRRELCVRLNKRRILAGGRLSNYHEHADRMSAPEYAHRVASGEFRDLVLSFQLREGFQLRGVMPNYLRDPQSRNWASLIEWLNPDHQPMPRGPRKARIACVQYQMRRVKSFAEFAQQVTYFTDVAADYRADFVLFPELFTVQLLSAMEAKSPQEGMRKLSEYTPRLVTLLQGLAMKYGVTLIGGSHPVGVGKELLNNSYICLPSGQIVEQPKLHITPNERRWWGISGGGSLQIIDTPKARIGVLICYDIEFPETARYLADAGAEIVFVPFCTDNRQGYLRVRHCAAARAIENQIYVALAGNVGNLPDVANMDVQYGQAAVLTPSDFAFARDGVAAEADANEETVLICDVDLDALHASRNAGTVTPRLDRRSDLFHISSRLRLPAAFQVNPDDGPLGDHVDRLPAHDPEDE, encoded by the coding sequence GTGAGCAAGCCCAAGAAGTCCATCAAGGTCCGCCAGGCGACCAAGGCTGACATCCCGCGCCTGGTCGAGCTGAACCGGGCCGCCTATCCGGTCCTCGCCGCCGAGAACATCGTCTGGGGAGAGGCGCACCTGCTGAGCCACCAGCGCGTGTTTCCGGAGGGGCAGTGGCTTGCCGAGGTGGGCGGCCGCATCGTGGGCGCCGTGGCCACGCTCATCGTGGACCTCGGGCGCGATCCGCTGCGGCACCACACCTGGTCGGGAATCACCGACAGCGGCTACTTCACCAACCATGACCGGGACTCGGACACGCTGTATGGCGCGGACATCTACGTCCATCCGGACGCCCGCGGGCTGGGCGTGGGTCATGCGCTGTACGAAGTGCGTCGCGAGTTGTGCGTGCGCCTGAACAAGCGCCGCATTCTCGCCGGGGGCCGCCTTTCAAATTACCACGAGCACGCCGACAGGATGTCAGCCCCCGAATACGCCCACCGGGTGGCCTCCGGCGAGTTTCGAGACCTGGTGCTGAGCTTTCAATTGCGCGAGGGCTTCCAGTTGCGCGGGGTGATGCCGAACTACCTGCGCGATCCGCAAAGCCGCAACTGGGCCAGCCTGATCGAATGGCTCAACCCGGACCACCAGCCGATGCCGCGCGGGCCGCGCAAGGCCCGGATCGCCTGCGTGCAATACCAGATGCGCCGCGTGAAATCCTTCGCCGAGTTCGCGCAGCAGGTGACGTACTTCACCGACGTGGCCGCCGATTACCGCGCGGACTTCGTGCTCTTTCCTGAGCTGTTCACCGTCCAGCTCCTGTCCGCCATGGAGGCCAAATCCCCCCAGGAGGGCATGCGCAAGCTGTCGGAGTACACTCCAAGGCTGGTCACCCTGCTCCAGGGCCTGGCCATGAAATACGGCGTGACCCTCATCGGGGGCAGCCATCCGGTCGGTGTCGGCAAGGAACTGCTGAACAACAGCTACATCTGCCTGCCCAGCGGCCAGATCGTCGAGCAGCCCAAGCTGCACATCACGCCCAACGAACGCCGCTGGTGGGGCATCTCGGGCGGAGGCAGCCTCCAGATCATTGACACCCCCAAGGCGCGGATCGGCGTGCTGATCTGCTATGACATCGAGTTCCCCGAGACCGCGCGATACCTGGCCGATGCCGGCGCCGAGATCGTATTTGTCCCCTTCTGCACCGACAACCGCCAGGGCTACCTGCGCGTGCGCCACTGCGCTGCCGCCCGCGCCATCGAGAACCAGATCTACGTCGCCCTCGCCGGCAATGTGGGCAACCTGCCCGACGTGGCCAACATGGACGTGCAATACGGTCAGGCTGCGGTGCTCACGCCGTCCGATTTCGCGTTCGCCCGCGACGGCGTGGCGGCGGAGGCGGATGCCAACGAGGAAACGGTGCTGATCTGCGACGTGGACCTCGATGCGCTGCACGCGTCGCGGAACGCCGGCACCGTCACACCCCGGCTGGACCGCCGGTCCGATCTGTTCCACATCAGCAGCCGGCTTCGGCTGCCGGCCGCATTCCAGGTCAACCCGGACGACGGACCGCTCGGCGACCACGTGGACCGTCTCCCCGCCCACGATCCGGAGGATGAATGA
- a CDS encoding DUF1080 domain-containing protein, with translation MPRLFPCLLGCVLLSAVASPVVLPAAETPWQALFNGRDLTGWDTWLGPKSSGYLDPKTTAEPPLGLNHDPLGVFTVDTASGSPAIHVSGQVFGAITTQNSFENAHIRVEYRWGTKKWPPRDEDRHYRDTGILYWAIGPQGAGSYAWMRSVECNIMEKGVGQWWSVDGTHVDIEGRKVTLQDHPTIPYRGESPGEQCVVWEPGAPQFTTGEGITSPFDPERPADWNLCEVIAWGNVCLHLLNGEVVLALTNPGYIENGRKRPLTEGKIQLQSEGAEVFFRRVETRPVDEIPASLLRWIPKSAPDERDFLPLLTDPAATNWVQCGPGRFTVAEGVASAEGGMGLWWYRGREFTNFVLRGEFLQSKATADSGVFVRFPNPGEDPWVAVRRGHEFEIGDPAPENPNWRTGSLYPFKASTRANTHPPGTWNDFEVVCFGHNYSIRINGEVVTTWTDPERRSARGFIGLQNYDDGGTVRFRNLRIRDLPD, from the coding sequence ATGCCCCGACTCTTCCCGTGCCTCCTCGGTTGCGTGCTCCTGTCCGCCGTCGCGTCACCGGTCGTTCTCCCCGCCGCCGAGACGCCATGGCAGGCCCTGTTCAACGGCCGCGACCTGACAGGCTGGGATACCTGGCTCGGACCCAAGAGCAGCGGGTACCTGGACCCGAAGACGACCGCCGAGCCGCCCTTGGGCCTCAATCACGATCCGCTCGGTGTGTTCACCGTGGACACCGCCTCCGGTTCACCCGCGATCCATGTGTCCGGGCAGGTCTTCGGGGCCATCACCACGCAAAACTCGTTCGAAAATGCGCACATTCGGGTCGAGTACCGTTGGGGCACCAAAAAGTGGCCGCCGCGCGATGAGGACCGGCATTACCGGGACACCGGGATTCTCTATTGGGCCATCGGTCCCCAAGGCGCCGGGAGTTACGCGTGGATGCGCTCCGTCGAGTGCAACATCATGGAGAAGGGGGTCGGCCAGTGGTGGTCGGTTGACGGCACCCATGTGGACATCGAGGGCCGCAAGGTCACGCTGCAGGACCACCCCACCATTCCCTACCGCGGAGAGAGCCCGGGCGAGCAATGCGTCGTCTGGGAGCCGGGAGCGCCGCAGTTCACCACGGGCGAGGGCATCACGTCGCCCTTCGACCCGGAACGTCCCGCCGACTGGAACCTCTGCGAAGTGATCGCCTGGGGAAACGTCTGCCTCCATCTGCTGAATGGCGAAGTCGTCCTGGCTCTGACCAATCCCGGCTACATCGAAAACGGGCGCAAGCGCCCGCTCACGGAGGGCAAAATCCAACTGCAATCCGAGGGGGCCGAAGTCTTCTTTCGCAGGGTGGAGACACGGCCGGTGGATGAAATCCCCGCCTCCCTGCTCCGTTGGATTCCAAAGAGCGCCCCCGACGAGCGTGATTTTCTCCCGCTCCTCACCGATCCGGCCGCCACGAACTGGGTCCAGTGCGGCCCCGGACGCTTCACCGTTGCCGAGGGGGTGGCCAGCGCAGAAGGCGGCATGGGCCTTTGGTGGTATCGCGGCCGGGAGTTCACGAATTTTGTACTGCGAGGCGAGTTCCTGCAGTCCAAGGCCACGGCCGATTCCGGAGTGTTCGTCCGCTTCCCCAATCCCGGCGAGGATCCGTGGGTGGCGGTCCGGCGTGGACACGAGTTTGAGATCGGTGATCCCGCGCCGGAGAATCCCAACTGGCGTACCGGCTCTCTCTACCCGTTCAAGGCATCCACCCGGGCCAATACCCATCCCCCGGGGACCTGGAACGACTTCGAGGTGGTCTGCTTCGGACACAACTACTCGATCCGGATCAACGGCGAGGTCGTCACGACCTGGACCGATCCGGAGCGCCGCAGCGCGCGGGGATTCATCGGGCTGCAGAACTACGACGACGGCGGCACCGTCCGGTTCCGCAACCTGCGCATCCGGGACCTCCCTGACTGA
- a CDS encoding ROK family protein yields the protein MPVSVLGIEIGGTKLQVVAGDGSGRILARTRDAVDPAAGGAGIRTSLSRRLPGLLQEHGPVAVGVGFGGPVDWRTGRIGCSHQISGWNGFELGAWLYAETGLPVHVDNDANVAALGEAICGSGRGASPVFWINMGSGVGGGLVVDGRIYHGAPPGEAEIGHLCLDKSGVRVEARCSGWAVDRRIREAIRQHPEGPLATHLRPVGSCESRALAPALADGDPLAQAILSELADNLAFALSHAVQLFHPEVIVIGGGLSLIGEPLRAAIAAALPAYVMNAFLPGPRIALAGLGEDSVPVGALALAAGRVSRVVPAIAQFAPPA from the coding sequence GTGCCCGTGAGCGTTCTCGGAATCGAAATCGGCGGCACCAAGCTCCAGGTCGTGGCAGGCGACGGCTCGGGGCGGATCCTCGCCCGAACCCGGGATGCCGTGGATCCCGCCGCCGGGGGTGCCGGAATCCGCACCTCCCTCAGCCGCCGCCTGCCCGGATTGCTCCAGGAACATGGGCCGGTGGCGGTCGGTGTCGGGTTCGGAGGCCCCGTGGACTGGCGCACCGGACGCATCGGCTGCTCCCATCAGATTTCGGGCTGGAACGGTTTCGAGCTTGGCGCCTGGCTGTACGCCGAAACCGGGCTGCCCGTGCATGTGGACAATGACGCCAACGTCGCCGCGCTGGGCGAAGCCATTTGCGGCTCCGGACGCGGCGCCAGCCCGGTGTTCTGGATCAACATGGGCAGCGGGGTGGGCGGCGGTCTGGTGGTGGACGGGCGCATCTACCACGGGGCACCCCCGGGCGAAGCGGAGATTGGACACCTCTGCCTCGACAAGTCCGGGGTGCGCGTGGAGGCCCGATGCTCGGGATGGGCGGTGGATCGCCGCATCCGGGAGGCCATCCGGCAGCATCCGGAGGGTCCGTTGGCCACGCACCTCCGACCGGTCGGAAGCTGCGAGTCCAGGGCCCTGGCCCCCGCGCTGGCCGACGGCGACCCGCTGGCGCAGGCGATCCTTAGCGAACTGGCCGACAACCTTGCCTTCGCGCTGTCGCACGCGGTGCAGCTTTTCCACCCCGAGGTGATCGTGATCGGGGGGGGACTCTCGCTGATTGGCGAACCGCTGCGCGCCGCGATCGCCGCGGCCCTGCCGGCCTACGTGATGAACGCCTTCCTGCCCGGCCCGCGCATCGCGCTCGCCGGATTGGGGGAGGACTCCGTGCCGGTCGGCGCCCTCGCGCTCGCCGCCGGCCGCGTCTCACGCGTCGTGCCGGCGATTGCGCAATTCGCCCCGCCTGCCTAG